One genomic segment of [Pasteurella] aerogenes includes these proteins:
- the scrK_1 gene encoding fructokinase: MTNRIWVLGDAVVDLIPDGEQHYLRCAGGAPANVAVGVARLGGNSAFIGRVGQDPLGEFMQQTLQQEKVNTDFMFLDPQHRTSTVVVGLTHGERSFTFMVNPSADQFLTVSDLPKFGTGEWLHCCSIALINEPTRTATLSAMQAIRDAGGNVSFDPNLRESLWQSQDEMKSVVLQAVALADVLKFSEEELTLLTDCDSLEKAFNNITARYPQKLIIVTLGKDGALYHLQGKKAVIAGKALQPVDTTGAGDAFVGGLLAGLSQHTDWQQTTVLEQIIRQANACGALATTAKGAMSALPNQAQLAAFLNH, encoded by the coding sequence ATGACAAACAGAATTTGGGTGCTAGGCGATGCAGTGGTAGATTTAATTCCCGATGGTGAGCAACACTATTTACGCTGTGCAGGTGGCGCGCCGGCAAACGTGGCAGTAGGTGTGGCGCGTTTGGGTGGTAATAGTGCATTTATCGGGCGCGTTGGACAAGATCCACTCGGCGAGTTTATGCAACAAACGCTGCAACAGGAAAAAGTAAACACCGATTTTATGTTCCTCGATCCACAACATCGCACCTCAACCGTTGTCGTTGGACTCACCCATGGTGAACGCAGCTTTACCTTTATGGTCAACCCAAGTGCGGATCAATTTTTAACTGTTTCTGATCTGCCAAAATTTGGTACTGGCGAATGGTTACATTGTTGCTCTATCGCCCTTATTAACGAACCCACTCGAACTGCCACATTAAGCGCAATGCAAGCCATTCGTGACGCCGGTGGCAATGTATCTTTTGATCCGAATTTGCGCGAAAGTCTGTGGCAAAGTCAAGATGAAATGAAATCCGTGGTATTACAAGCAGTTGCACTCGCTGATGTGTTGAAATTTTCTGAAGAAGAATTAACTCTATTGACTGATTGCGACAGCCTAGAAAAGGCATTCAATAACATCACCGCACGTTATCCGCAAAAATTAATTATCGTCACCCTCGGCAAAGACGGCGCCTTGTATCATTTACAAGGCAAAAAAGCAGTAATTGCCGGCAAAGCATTACAACCGGTTGATACCACCGGTGCCGGGGATGCTTTTGTAGGTGGATTATTAGCCGGCTTATCGCAGCATACCGACTGGCAGCAAACGACAGTGTTAGAGCAAATTATTCGTCAAGCCAACGCCTGTGGCGCACTGGCGACGACTGCTAAAGGCGCCATGTCCGCCCTGCCGAATCAAGCGCAACTGGCAGCGTTCCTAAATCATTAA
- the tyrS gene encoding tyrosyl-tRNA synthase: MTDINTVLAELKRGVDEVLSEADLIEKLKENRPLKVKLGADPTAPDIHLGHTVVLNKLRQFQQFGHEVIFLIGDFTGMVGDPSGKNTTRPPLSREDVLRNAETYKQQIFKILDPQKTRIVFNSEWLGQLGTEGMIRLASNYTVARMLERDDFKKRFTNNQPIAIHEFIYPLLQGHDSVALEADVELGGTDQKFNLLVGRELQKSAGQKPQVAITLPLLVGLDGEKKMSKSLGNYIGVTEAPNEMFGKIMSISDELMWDWYDLLSFRPLSEIAQLKQEVQAGRNPRDVKVLLAKEIIARFHSDAEAEAAEQEFINRFQKGALPDEMPEFTFEGETGLANLLKEAGLVESTSEAIRMVKQGGVKIDGEKVEDSKLIITSGTAVYQVGKRKFARITVK, encoded by the coding sequence ATGACTGATATTAATACCGTTCTCGCGGAACTAAAGCGCGGTGTAGATGAAGTGCTTTCTGAAGCTGATTTGATTGAAAAATTAAAAGAAAATCGTCCATTAAAAGTAAAATTAGGCGCGGATCCAACCGCACCAGACATTCACCTTGGGCATACCGTCGTGTTAAACAAATTGCGTCAATTCCAACAATTTGGGCATGAAGTTATCTTCTTAATCGGGGATTTCACCGGTATGGTTGGTGATCCTTCTGGTAAAAATACGACACGCCCGCCACTTTCTCGCGAAGATGTTTTACGCAATGCGGAAACCTATAAACAACAAATTTTTAAAATTCTTGATCCGCAAAAAACCCGTATCGTATTTAACTCCGAATGGCTGGGGCAATTAGGTACCGAAGGCATGATCCGCCTCGCATCGAATTATACCGTGGCGCGTATGTTGGAACGTGATGATTTCAAAAAACGTTTTACTAATAATCAACCCATTGCTATTCATGAATTTATTTATCCATTATTGCAAGGTCACGATTCCGTGGCGTTGGAAGCGGACGTTGAGTTAGGTGGAACCGACCAAAAATTTAACTTATTAGTGGGTCGTGAATTGCAAAAATCCGCCGGTCAAAAACCACAAGTAGCAATCACTTTGCCATTATTGGTCGGTTTGGACGGTGAGAAAAAAATGTCTAAATCCCTCGGCAACTATATTGGCGTGACCGAAGCACCAAACGAAATGTTTGGTAAAATCATGTCAATTTCCGATGAATTAATGTGGGATTGGTATGATTTATTATCCTTCCGTCCATTAAGCGAAATTGCGCAACTGAAACAAGAAGTCCAAGCCGGCCGCAACCCGCGTGACGTTAAGGTATTGTTAGCCAAAGAAATTATTGCTCGTTTCCATTCTGATGCAGAAGCTGAAGCAGCGGAACAAGAATTTATCAATCGTTTCCAAAAAGGCGCGTTGCCAGATGAAATGCCGGAATTTACATTCGAAGGTGAAACCGGCTTAGCCAACTTGTTAAAAGAAGCGGGATTAGTTGAATCCACTTCTGAAGCCATCCGCATGGTAAAACAAGGCGGGGTAAAAATTGATGGTGAAAAAGTCGAAGACAGCAAATTGATCATCACCTCTGGTACAGCGGTTTATCAGGTGGGTAAGCGTAAATTTGCACGTATCACGGTAAAATAA
- the sfsA gene encoding sugar fermentation stimulation protein, whose amino-acid sequence MQFPTLQSAILLRRYKRFLADVQLANGEIMTIHCANTGAMTGCGAPGDRIWYSTSDSTTRKYPHSWELTALPNGQLVCINTHRSNQLVFEALQHKQIKELAMYSDILPEVKYGEENSRIDFLLKGENLPDCYVEVKSITLVKHNLGMFPDAVTIRGQKHLRELMAMKKLGKRAVIFFAGLHDGFDQFKVAEYIDPAYAKLLRQAIQEGVEVYAYSAQFQFSDQIPTALLLKNSVPCLDKNN is encoded by the coding sequence ATGCAATTTCCAACCTTACAATCTGCTATTTTACTGCGTCGCTATAAACGTTTTCTTGCTGATGTGCAATTGGCGAATGGCGAAATTATGACTATTCATTGTGCAAATACTGGGGCGATGACTGGTTGTGGTGCGCCCGGCGATCGCATTTGGTATTCCACCTCTGACAGCACAACGCGTAAATATCCGCATTCTTGGGAATTAACCGCATTACCAAACGGGCAATTAGTTTGTATCAACACTCATCGCTCTAATCAACTGGTATTTGAAGCCTTACAACATAAACAAATCAAGGAATTAGCCATGTATTCGGACATTTTGCCGGAAGTCAAATATGGCGAAGAAAACAGTCGAATTGACTTTTTATTAAAAGGTGAAAACCTGCCGGATTGCTATGTGGAAGTAAAATCCATTACCTTGGTTAAGCATAATTTAGGAATGTTTCCTGATGCAGTGACGATACGTGGACAAAAACATTTGCGCGAATTAATGGCGATGAAAAAACTTGGCAAAAGAGCGGTCATTTTTTTCGCTGGATTGCACGATGGTTTCGATCAATTTAAAGTGGCAGAATATATTGATCCCGCTTACGCCAAATTATTGCGCCAAGCAATTCAAGAAGGCGTGGAAGTGTATGCCTATTCAGCGCAATTTCAATTTTCTGATCAAATTCCGACCGCACTTTTACTCAAAAACAGCGTTCCTTGCTTGGATAAAAATAATTGA
- the folD gene encoding bifunctional protein FolD: MVAKVISGTELSKKIKQEVAQKIQQYVSQGYRPAGLAVILVGADPASQVYVQSKRKSCEEIGFYSKSYDLPESTSQQELLELIDKLNQDNAIDGILVQLPLPAHIDSTLVIEAIAPEKDVDGFHPYNVGRLCQRIPTLRACTPYGVMKLLETTGVDLYGQHAVIVGASNIVGRPMALELLLAGCTVTVTHRFTKDLQYHVRQADILVVAVGKPEFIPGEWIKEGAIVIDVGINRVDGKLKGDVEYDVASQKAAFITPVPGGVGPMTVAMLMHNTLTSYQNRLK; encoded by the coding sequence ATGGTAGCTAAAGTGATTTCCGGTACGGAACTTTCCAAAAAAATTAAACAAGAGGTGGCGCAAAAAATTCAGCAGTATGTGTCGCAAGGTTATCGCCCTGCCGGATTAGCAGTGATTTTAGTTGGTGCCGACCCGGCATCGCAGGTTTATGTACAAAGTAAACGTAAAAGTTGTGAGGAAATTGGCTTTTATTCCAAATCTTATGATTTGCCGGAGTCCACTTCGCAACAAGAATTGTTAGAATTGATTGATAAACTTAATCAAGACAATGCTATCGATGGGATTTTGGTGCAATTGCCATTACCGGCACATATTGATTCCACATTAGTAATTGAAGCTATTGCGCCAGAAAAAGATGTGGACGGTTTTCATCCTTATAATGTCGGTCGTTTGTGTCAACGTATTCCAACATTACGCGCTTGTACGCCTTATGGGGTGATGAAATTATTGGAAACCACCGGTGTAGATTTATATGGGCAGCATGCGGTGATTGTTGGTGCATCAAATATTGTCGGACGTCCAATGGCGTTGGAATTATTGTTAGCAGGTTGTACTGTTACGGTGACCCATCGTTTTACCAAGGATTTGCAATATCATGTGCGCCAAGCGGATATTTTAGTGGTCGCAGTTGGAAAACCGGAATTTATTCCGGGTGAGTGGATTAAAGAGGGGGCGATCGTGATTGATGTGGGAATTAATCGCGTAGATGGTAAACTCAAAGGCGATGTGGAATACGATGTAGCAAGTCAAAAAGCCGCATTTATTACACCGGTTCCCGGTGGCGTCGGTCCGATGACGGTAGCAATGTTGATGCATAATACCTTGACCTCCTATCAAAATCGACTCAAATAA
- the hypB gene encoding Hydrogenase isoenzymes nickel incorporation protein hypB, whose amino-acid sequence MCTTCGCGHPDQVKIGELPHAHDNQTAQSAVKLTSFSQLTFHAADSMQASQQETEKRLLKIEQDVLGQNNKLAEINRTLFEKHHILTFNLVSSPGSGKTTLLTTTLNALKTKKHCYVIEGDQQTENDADRIRSTGVPAIQVNTGKGCHLDAQMVGNALVKLQPAENSLLFIENVGNLVCPAEFDLGEKAKVVILSVTEGEDKPLKYPHMFAAAKLMILNKVDLLPYLQFDVEKCIAYAKQVNPQIDVIQLSATTGQGLKDWLDWLEK is encoded by the coding sequence ATGTGTACGACCTGTGGATGTGGACATCCTGATCAAGTAAAAATTGGCGAATTACCCCATGCTCATGACAACCAAACTGCACAAAGTGCGGTCAAATTAACGTCATTTTCTCAACTGACTTTCCATGCGGCAGATTCCATGCAAGCGTCACAACAAGAAACTGAAAAACGTTTGCTGAAAATCGAACAAGATGTGTTGGGACAAAATAATAAATTAGCAGAAATTAACCGCACTTTGTTTGAAAAACACCATATTTTAACATTCAATTTAGTCTCCAGTCCCGGTTCCGGAAAAACGACCTTATTAACCACTACGCTTAATGCGCTGAAAACAAAAAAACACTGTTATGTCATTGAAGGCGATCAACAAACGGAAAATGATGCGGATCGTATTCGTTCTACGGGCGTTCCAGCAATTCAAGTGAATACGGGGAAAGGTTGCCATTTGGATGCGCAAATGGTGGGAAACGCGTTAGTTAAATTGCAACCGGCGGAAAATAGCCTGTTGTTTATCGAGAACGTGGGCAATTTGGTTTGTCCGGCGGAATTTGATTTGGGTGAAAAAGCCAAAGTGGTGATTTTATCCGTGACGGAAGGGGAAGATAAACCGTTGAAATATCCGCATATGTTTGCCGCGGCAAAATTGATGATCTTAAATAAAGTAGATCTTTTGCCTTATTTGCAATTTGATGTGGAAAAATGTATTGCCTATGCTAAACAAGTGAACCCGCAAATTGACGTGATTCAATTGTCCGCAACAACCGGACAAGGGTTGAAAGATTGGTTAGACTGGTTAGAAAAATAG
- the hypD gene encoding Hydrogenase isoenzymes formation protein hypD, with translation MQFVDEFRDPNLAKHLLDHLHKLMEKLPHFSAQNPLYLMEVCGGHTHTIFKFGLDQLLPKSIEFIHGPGCPVCVLPMGRIDVCIDIAERDNVIFCTFGDAMRVRGRKGSLLEAKAKGADVRIVYSPLDALNIACNNPNKQVVFFSLGFETTMPSAAITLQQAKKLQVTNFFVVCQNITIIPTLHQLLSQDQVKIDGFIAPGHVSMIIGTTPYQQLCDSYHKPFVVTGFEPLDILQAIVMLVTQFVEKRCTVENQYKRIVQRDGNRLAQSAMAEVFKLKARSEWRGLGEIEESGVELTPDYQQFDAERYFNSQPQQVADDPNSRCGDVLVGKCKPKDCPLFATTCNPDNAYGALMVSSEGACAAYYQYRRE, from the coding sequence ATGCAGTTTGTGGATGAATTTCGTGATCCGAATTTAGCGAAACATTTATTGGATCATTTGCATAAATTGATGGAAAAACTACCGCACTTTTCGGCGCAAAATCCGTTGTATTTGATGGAAGTGTGCGGTGGTCATACGCATACTATTTTTAAATTCGGCTTAGATCAATTATTACCGAAAAGCATTGAATTTATTCACGGGCCGGGCTGTCCGGTTTGTGTGTTGCCGATGGGGCGGATTGATGTATGTATTGACATCGCCGAGCGCGACAATGTGATTTTTTGTACTTTTGGTGATGCGATGCGAGTTCGTGGGCGTAAGGGATCCTTGCTGGAGGCGAAAGCCAAAGGGGCGGATGTGCGGATTGTGTATTCGCCGCTGGATGCGTTAAATATCGCGTGTAATAATCCGAATAAGCAAGTGGTATTTTTTTCCTTAGGTTTTGAAACGACCATGCCGAGCGCGGCGATTACCTTGCAACAAGCGAAAAAATTGCAAGTAACTAATTTTTTTGTGGTGTGTCAAAATATCACCATTATTCCAACGCTCCATCAATTGCTTTCTCAAGATCAAGTTAAAATTGACGGATTTATTGCGCCGGGTCATGTCAGTATGATTATCGGCACTACGCCTTATCAGCAACTTTGCGACAGTTATCATAAACCGTTTGTCGTGACGGGGTTTGAGCCTTTGGATATTTTGCAAGCAATTGTAATGCTGGTGACGCAATTTGTAGAAAAGCGTTGCACAGTGGAAAATCAATATAAACGTATTGTACAACGTGACGGAAATCGCTTGGCACAATCAGCAATGGCGGAAGTTTTTAAGCTTAAAGCGCGTAGCGAATGGCGTGGGCTTGGCGAAATTGAGGAGTCTGGTGTGGAATTGACCCCAGATTATCAGCAATTTGATGCCGAACGCTATTTTAACAGCCAGCCACAACAGGTCGCAGACGATCCGAATTCACGTTGCGGCGATGTATTGGTAGGCAAATGCAAACCGAAAGATTGCCCGTTATTTGCGACCACTTGTAATCCAGATAATGCCTATGGTGCATTGATGGTATCTTCTGAAGGTGCTTGCGCCGCTTATTATCAATATCGACGGGAATAA
- the thiL_1 gene encoding thiamine-monophosphate kinase, with product MSDFITMAHGNGGATMQKLIQQYFMQAFDNPILAQAEDQARLALADLVAQGDRLSFSTDSFVIDPIFFPSSNIGKLAVCGTVNDVAVCGAIPKFLSCGFILEEGLPLADLKQIIQAMAETCRQANIQVVTGDTKVVAKGAVDKIFINTSGIGVIPSHIDWGVHQIAVGDQIIVSGTLGDHGATILNLRENLGIQTDLQSDCAVLTPLIDRLRPIGGVKAVRDATRGGVNAVLHEFAKAQQVGIQIDETALPIRPEVRGICELLGLDPLNFANEGKLVIVAEASKTQEILTALHSHPLGENAALIGEVTADKKVRALGVFGQSRLLDLPTNEPLPRIC from the coding sequence ATGAGTGATTTTATTACAATGGCGCACGGAAACGGTGGCGCGACAATGCAAAAATTAATTCAACAGTATTTTATGCAAGCGTTCGATAATCCGATTTTGGCGCAAGCGGAAGATCAGGCGCGTTTGGCGCTGGCAGATTTGGTTGCGCAAGGCGATCGTCTTTCGTTTAGCACGGACAGCTTTGTGATCGATCCGATTTTTTTCCCCAGCAGCAATATCGGCAAATTGGCGGTATGTGGAACTGTGAATGATGTCGCGGTATGTGGTGCCATTCCAAAGTTTCTTTCTTGCGGTTTTATTTTGGAAGAAGGATTACCTTTAGCTGATTTAAAACAAATTATTCAAGCCATGGCGGAAACTTGTCGCCAAGCGAATATTCAAGTGGTCACTGGCGATACCAAAGTTGTCGCAAAAGGGGCTGTGGATAAGATTTTTATCAATACCAGCGGTATTGGTGTTATTCCATCACACATTGATTGGGGCGTGCATCAAATTGCGGTAGGTGATCAGATTATTGTTAGCGGAACCTTAGGCGATCATGGCGCTACCATTTTAAATTTACGAGAAAATTTAGGTATTCAAACTGATTTACAAAGTGATTGCGCAGTGTTGACGCCTTTAATTGATCGCTTGCGTCCTATTGGTGGCGTTAAAGCGGTGCGTGATGCAACTCGTGGTGGCGTGAATGCGGTGTTGCATGAGTTTGCGAAGGCACAACAAGTGGGCATTCAAATTGATGAAACCGCATTGCCGATTCGTCCGGAAGTTCGTGGTATTTGCGAATTATTAGGGTTGGACCCACTGAATTTTGCTAATGAAGGAAAGTTAGTAATAGTGGCAGAGGCGAGCAAAACACAAGAAATTTTGACCGCACTTCATTCCCATCCTTTGGGGGAAAATGCCGCATTAATCGGCGAAGTAACCGCGGATAAAAAAGTGCGGGCCTTAGGAGTTTTTGGACAAAGCCGCCTATTGGACTTGCCGACTAATGAGCCTTTACCACGCATTTGTTAA
- the fruR gene encoding fructose repressor: MKLDELAKLAGVSRTTVSYVVNGKAKQYRVSQKTIDKIQALIEQYDFKPNAMAAGLRVGRSYTIGLIVPDFENISYAKITNQLENKFRERGYQLLITCSNDNAESEIDCAKHLFQRQIDALIVSSALPVATDFYTQYKKTPIFCFDRRLASQWVTNLTTNDEEDAYRLASQLLQQGDYQQILFLGALPELPISREREQGFRRAIANHSQITADFIYAKKFHKEEAAETFAAWLAEHGLPQVIFTTSLTLLQGVFSHLLHQRGSIDPALVIATFGTHEMLDVLPNKAICSVQNHENISNNLVELVIAQLNNCKTAPNQTALLRDITRHNF; this comes from the coding sequence GTGAAATTAGATGAACTCGCCAAACTAGCCGGCGTTTCACGCACTACCGTCAGTTATGTCGTTAATGGAAAAGCGAAACAATACCGAGTTAGTCAAAAAACAATTGATAAAATCCAAGCTCTAATTGAACAATATGATTTTAAACCGAACGCCATGGCGGCAGGGTTGCGGGTTGGGCGAAGTTATACTATCGGTTTGATTGTGCCGGATTTTGAAAATATCAGTTATGCCAAAATTACCAATCAACTGGAAAATAAATTTCGTGAGCGAGGCTATCAACTGCTAATCACTTGTAGTAACGATAATGCGGAAAGCGAAATTGATTGCGCCAAACATTTATTCCAGCGTCAAATTGATGCGTTAATTGTCTCTAGCGCTTTGCCGGTAGCAACGGATTTTTATACGCAATATAAAAAAACGCCGATCTTTTGTTTTGACCGTCGGCTAGCATCGCAATGGGTCACGAATTTAACTACGAATGATGAAGAAGATGCCTATCGTTTGGCGAGTCAATTGTTGCAGCAAGGCGATTATCAGCAAATATTATTTTTGGGTGCTTTGCCCGAATTACCAATTAGTCGCGAGCGGGAACAAGGCTTTCGTCGAGCAATCGCAAACCATTCACAGATCACCGCTGATTTTATTTATGCTAAAAAATTCCATAAAGAGGAGGCGGCTGAAACGTTTGCTGCTTGGTTAGCTGAGCATGGATTACCACAAGTGATTTTCACCACTTCATTAACTTTGCTACAAGGCGTTTTTTCGCATTTATTACACCAGCGCGGCAGCATTGATCCTGCGCTTGTGATCGCTACTTTTGGTACGCATGAGATGTTGGATGTGTTGCCGAACAAAGCTATTTGTAGCGTACAAAACCATGAAAATATCAGTAATAATTTGGTGGAATTGGTGATTGCGCAGTTAAATAATTGCAAAACTGCACCAAATCAGACCGCACTTTTACGCGATATTACACGCCATAATTTCTAA
- the sanA gene encoding protein SanA, with amino-acid sequence MSALAKIYSLISKESAKKYAKKILHYFVVFLLLCLGLLILIDQSIGFYVRQAIYTDIQKLPYRPYGLVLGTSKYFAKNTLNLFYYNRLLAAQELFKAKKIDYLLLSGDNRTIYYNEPVTMYKDLKKMGVPPEFMYMDYAGFRTLDSVIRADQVFKAHSLIIISQKFHCERALFIAKYHNIDAICFAAEYPTGYTFVRFREFFARLQAVWDLLIEKEPHFLGKPEPLPLPATVPYH; translated from the coding sequence ATGTCGGCATTAGCAAAAATATATTCATTGATTTCAAAAGAAAGCGCTAAAAAGTATGCAAAAAAAATATTGCATTACTTTGTCGTGTTTTTGTTGCTATGTTTAGGTCTTTTAATCTTAATCGATCAATCTATCGGATTTTATGTGCGGCAAGCGATTTACACCGATATTCAAAAACTCCCCTACCGCCCTTACGGTTTAGTTTTGGGAACCTCAAAATATTTTGCCAAAAATACGCTTAATCTGTTTTATTACAATCGTTTACTCGCCGCACAAGAGTTATTTAAAGCAAAAAAAATCGATTATTTATTACTCAGTGGCGATAATCGGACTATCTATTACAATGAACCAGTGACGATGTATAAAGACTTGAAAAAAATGGGCGTTCCACCGGAGTTTATGTATATGGATTATGCCGGCTTTCGTACTTTAGATTCCGTTATTCGCGCAGATCAAGTATTTAAAGCACATTCGTTGATTATTATCAGCCAAAAATTCCACTGCGAACGTGCCTTGTTTATCGCCAAATATCACAATATTGACGCCATTTGTTTTGCAGCGGAATATCCGACAGGATACACCTTTGTTCGCTTTAGAGAATTTTTCGCCCGCTTGCAAGCAGTATGGGATTTATTAATCGAAAAAGAACCGCACTTTTTAGGCAAGCCGGAACCGCTACCATTACCGGCAACGGTTCCGTATCATTAG
- the frdD gene encoding fumarate reductase subunit D, which translates to MDKTNPKRSNEPSVWLLFGAGGAISAVFFPVLVLILGFLLPFGLVTPDNIIAFSHTWIGKLAIIALLIFPMWCGMHRVHLGLHDFKVHVPAGGWIFYGLSALYSVIVLFAVIAL; encoded by the coding sequence ATGGACAAAACAAATCCAAAACGTTCAAATGAACCTTCCGTATGGTTGCTATTTGGCGCCGGTGGTGCGATTAGTGCAGTATTTTTCCCTGTATTAGTCCTAATCTTAGGTTTTTTACTACCTTTCGGCTTAGTGACACCGGATAATATCATTGCATTTTCACATACTTGGATTGGAAAATTAGCCATCATTGCCTTGCTTATTTTCCCAATGTGGTGTGGTATGCATCGTGTACACTTAGGATTACATGATTTTAAAGTTCATGTTCCTGCCGGTGGTTGGATTTTCTACGGATTATCTGCACTATATAGTGTTATCGTATTATTCGCCGTCATCGCGCTTTAA
- the frdC gene encoding fumarate reductase subunit C produces the protein MTTTTSKRNRYVREVKPTWWKKLDFYKFYVLRESTSVPTIWFCLELLYGLICLGNDTFATNFVNFLQNPIVVILNIITLGAVLLNSFTFFGMAPQMMNIIVKNERIDTKLVNRVFWGITAVISIIALILV, from the coding sequence ATGACAACGACAACAAGTAAACGCAATCGTTATGTGCGTGAAGTTAAACCGACATGGTGGAAAAAGTTAGATTTTTACAAATTCTATGTATTGCGTGAAAGTACATCCGTACCGACCATTTGGTTCTGTCTTGAGCTGCTTTACGGTTTAATTTGCTTAGGAAATGATACCTTTGCCACTAACTTTGTAAATTTCTTACAAAATCCTATCGTAGTAATTTTAAATATTATTACCTTAGGTGCAGTGTTACTTAACAGCTTCACATTCTTTGGAATGGCGCCACAAATGATGAATATCATCGTGAAAAACGAACGCATCGACACTAAATTAGTGAACCGCGTATTTTGGGGCATCACCGCTGTAATCAGTATCATCGCCTTAATTTTGGTATAG
- the frdB gene encoding fumarate reductase iron-sulfur subunit, with protein sequence MANQAIMNVEVLRYNPEVDKEPYLRTYQVPYDSQTSLLDALGYIKDKLEPELSYRWSCRMAICGSCGMMVNGKPKLACKTFLRDYSGHMRIEALANFPIERDLVVDLSHFIESLESIKPYIIGNQAPELDGKPHPSAELAKSRTKQTPAQLEKYRTFSMCINCGLCYAACPQFGLNPEFIGPAVITLGHRYNLDNRDHGKAERMKILNGKNGVWSCTFVGYCSEVCPKHVGPASAVNQGKIESAKDYVIAMLKPQK encoded by the coding sequence ATGGCTAATCAAGCAATAATGAATGTTGAAGTATTGCGTTACAATCCGGAAGTGGATAAAGAGCCATACTTAAGAACTTATCAGGTCCCTTACGATAGCCAAACTTCATTACTTGATGCCTTAGGTTATATTAAAGATAAACTTGAGCCTGAACTTTCTTATCGTTGGTCTTGTCGTATGGCGATTTGTGGTTCTTGCGGTATGATGGTCAACGGTAAACCAAAATTAGCCTGTAAAACCTTCTTGCGTGACTACAGTGGTCATATGCGCATTGAAGCCTTGGCTAATTTCCCAATTGAACGCGATTTAGTCGTAGATTTAAGCCACTTTATCGAAAGTTTGGAAAGCATCAAACCGTATATTATCGGCAACCAAGCGCCAGAATTAGACGGTAAACCACATCCATCGGCTGAATTAGCGAAAAGTCGAACAAAACAAACACCGGCACAATTAGAGAAATATCGTACATTCTCTATGTGTATCAACTGTGGTTTGTGCTACGCTGCTTGTCCACAATTCGGTTTAAACCCAGAATTTATCGGTCCGGCTGTAATTACCTTAGGTCATCGTTACAACCTTGATAACCGCGACCATGGTAAAGCTGAACGGATGAAAATCCTTAACGGTAAAAACGGGGTGTGGAGCTGTACTTTCGTCGGTTATTGTTCCGAAGTTTGTCCAAAACACGTGGGACCGGCTTCCGCAGTAAACCAAGGTAAAATCGAAAGTGCGAAAGATTACGTCATTGCGATGTTAAAACCGCAAAAGTAA